The Methyloferula stellata AR4 genome includes a window with the following:
- a CDS encoding TetR/AcrR family transcriptional regulator: MNVAAEAKEKDTRQRIVETAERLFRQLGFQKTTVADIARELGMSSANVYRFFGAKSEINEAVCRLLMGEVEQAAEEIAAEKTSASDRLRKLVHTVNQMSGERYIGDRKLHEMVAVALSDNWPIIVGHIEHMGAIYGKIIADGVAKGEFEPCDIETAAKLVHTATIRYCHPRLMVECADVPSPSLDEMVDFCLRALAK; encoded by the coding sequence ATGAACGTCGCCGCCGAAGCCAAAGAGAAAGATACGCGCCAGCGCATCGTCGAGACAGCCGAACGCCTTTTCCGGCAGCTCGGCTTTCAAAAGACGACCGTCGCCGATATTGCGCGCGAGCTTGGCATGTCGTCGGCCAATGTCTATCGCTTCTTCGGCGCCAAATCCGAGATCAACGAAGCGGTCTGCCGGCTCTTGATGGGCGAGGTCGAGCAGGCCGCCGAAGAGATCGCGGCCGAAAAGACCAGTGCGTCCGACCGGTTGCGCAAGCTTGTCCACACCGTCAACCAGATGAGCGGGGAACGCTATATCGGCGATCGCAAGCTGCATGAAATGGTCGCCGTCGCATTGAGCGACAATTGGCCGATCATTGTCGGCCATATAGAACATATGGGCGCGATCTACGGCAAGATCATCGCTGACGGCGTCGCAAAGGGCGAGTTCGAACCCTGCGATATCGAGACGGCGGCCAAACTCGTCCATACCGCGACAATCCGCTACTGCCATCCGCGCCTGATGGTCGAATGCGCGGATGTGCCTTCGCCGAGCCTTGATGAGATGGTCGATTTTTGCCTGAGAGCTCTGGCCAAATAA
- the acnA gene encoding aconitate hydratase AcnA: MASLDSFKCLKKLNVGDKTYHYYSLKTAEKNGLPGIANLPFSMKILLENLLRFEDGRSVTKEDILSVAQWLQNKGKDEREIAFRPTRVLMQDFTGVPAVVDLAAMRDAMTKLGGDPQKINPLVPVDLVIDHSVIVDAFGTNKAFKTNVDLEYQRNGERYRFLKWGQDSFNNFRVVPPGTGICHQVNLEYLAQTVWTKKEKVTGKGGKKETIEVAYPDSLVGTDSHTTMVNGLSVLGWGVGGIEAEACMLGQPLSMLLPEVIGFKLTGALNPGVTATDLVLTVTQMLRKKGVVGKFVEFYGPGLNALSLADRATIANMAPEYGATCGFFPVDGETISYLTMTARSNPRIALVEAYAKAQGLYRTKISPDPVFTETLDLDLAEVMPSMAGPKRPEGRVALGGVAEGFKAALESDYKKSADAETRYPVDDKNFDLGHGDVVIAAITSCTNTSNPNVLIGAGLLARNALAKGLTTKPWVKTSLAPGSQVVAEYLTASGLQKDLDKLGFNLVGFGCTTCIGNSGPLPPEISKTINENGIVAAAVLSGNRNFEGRVSPDVQANYLASPPLVVAHAIAGTVTRNLDEEPIGHNKKGEPIYLKEIWPSGEEIDAFIEDFVTRKVFKSRYADVFEGDAHWRKVKAPSGETYKWDMGSTYVQNPPYFDGMTMTPDPVKEIEGARILALFGDKITTDHISPAGSIKAGSPAGTFLEERQVSAKDFNQYGTRRGNHEIMMRGTFANIRIKNFIREKKPDGTVPEGGMTKHWPDGTEMPIYDAAMKYKEEGVPLVIFAGAEYGNGSSRDWAAKGTKLLGVRAVIAESFERIHRSNLVGMGVLPLTFEAGTTWASLGLKGDEIVTIHGLGEGLKPRQMMEAEIKYADGGVKTVPLLCRIATEDELEYFKNGGILPYVLRQLAVA, encoded by the coding sequence ATGGCGTCGCTCGACAGTTTCAAATGCCTGAAAAAGCTCAATGTGGGCGACAAGACCTATCATTATTACTCGCTCAAGACGGCGGAAAAGAACGGTCTCCCAGGCATTGCGAACCTGCCCTTTTCGATGAAGATCCTGCTCGAAAACCTGCTGCGGTTCGAGGACGGCCGCTCGGTGACAAAGGAGGATATTCTCTCCGTCGCACAATGGCTGCAGAACAAGGGCAAGGACGAGCGCGAAATCGCCTTCCGTCCGACGCGGGTCCTGATGCAGGATTTCACCGGCGTTCCGGCCGTCGTCGATCTGGCCGCCATGCGCGATGCGATGACCAAGCTCGGCGGCGATCCGCAAAAGATCAATCCGCTCGTGCCGGTCGATCTCGTCATCGATCATTCCGTGATCGTCGATGCTTTCGGCACCAACAAAGCCTTCAAGACCAATGTCGATCTCGAATATCAGCGCAATGGCGAGCGCTACCGCTTCCTGAAATGGGGGCAGGACTCGTTCAATAATTTCCGTGTCGTGCCGCCCGGGACCGGCATCTGCCATCAGGTCAATCTTGAATATCTCGCGCAGACCGTCTGGACGAAGAAGGAAAAAGTCACAGGCAAGGGCGGTAAGAAGGAAACGATCGAGGTCGCCTATCCCGATTCGCTCGTCGGCACCGATTCGCACACGACCATGGTGAACGGGCTCTCCGTGCTCGGCTGGGGCGTTGGCGGCATCGAGGCCGAAGCCTGCATGCTCGGCCAGCCGCTCTCCATGCTTTTGCCGGAGGTCATCGGCTTCAAATTGACCGGCGCGCTCAACCCCGGCGTGACCGCGACGGATCTTGTGCTCACCGTCACGCAAATGCTGCGCAAGAAGGGCGTCGTCGGCAAATTCGTCGAATTCTACGGGCCGGGCCTGAATGCGCTCTCGCTCGCCGATCGCGCGACCATCGCCAATATGGCGCCGGAATATGGCGCGACCTGCGGCTTCTTCCCGGTCGATGGCGAGACGATCTCCTATCTCACCATGACCGCGCGCTCCAATCCGCGCATCGCGCTGGTCGAGGCCTATGCCAAGGCGCAAGGGCTCTATCGCACCAAGATCTCGCCCGATCCCGTCTTCACCGAGACGCTCGATCTCGATCTCGCCGAGGTCATGCCGTCCATGGCGGGTCCGAAGCGTCCCGAAGGCCGCGTCGCACTCGGCGGTGTCGCCGAAGGCTTCAAGGCCGCGCTCGAATCCGATTACAAGAAGAGCGCCGATGCCGAGACGCGCTATCCCGTCGACGACAAGAATTTCGATCTCGGCCATGGCGATGTGGTGATCGCAGCGATCACGTCTTGCACCAATACGTCGAACCCGAATGTGCTGATCGGCGCGGGCCTTCTCGCGCGGAATGCTTTGGCGAAAGGCCTCACGACGAAGCCTTGGGTCAAAACCTCGCTCGCGCCGGGCAGCCAGGTGGTCGCCGAATATTTGACGGCCTCCGGCCTGCAGAAGGATTTGGACAAGCTCGGCTTCAATCTTGTCGGTTTCGGCTGCACGACCTGCATCGGCAATTCCGGACCTTTGCCGCCTGAGATTTCGAAGACCATCAACGAGAACGGCATCGTCGCCGCGGCTGTGCTCTCGGGCAACCGCAATTTCGAAGGCCGCGTCAGCCCCGACGTGCAGGCGAATTATCTGGCCTCCCCGCCGCTGGTCGTTGCGCATGCCATTGCCGGCACGGTGACGCGCAATCTCGACGAGGAGCCGATCGGCCATAATAAGAAGGGCGAGCCCATCTATCTCAAGGAGATCTGGCCCTCGGGCGAGGAGATCGATGCCTTCATCGAGGATTTCGTGACGCGCAAGGTCTTCAAGTCACGCTATGCCGATGTCTTCGAGGGCGATGCGCATTGGCGCAAGGTGAAGGCGCCATCGGGCGAAACCTATAAGTGGGACATGGGCTCGACCTATGTGCAGAACCCGCCCTATTTCGACGGCATGACGATGACGCCGGACCCCGTCAAAGAGATCGAAGGGGCTCGCATTCTCGCGCTCTTCGGCGACAAAATCACCACCGACCATATTTCGCCCGCAGGCTCGATCAAGGCCGGCTCACCCGCCGGAACCTTCCTCGAAGAGCGGCAGGTCTCGGCCAAGGACTTCAACCAATATGGCACGCGGCGCGGCAATCATGAGATCATGATGCGCGGCACTTTCGCGAATATCCGCATCAAGAATTTCATCCGCGAGAAAAAGCCGGACGGCACGGTGCCGGAAGGCGGGATGACCAAACATTGGCCGGACGGCACCGAAATGCCGATCTACGATGCGGCCATGAAATACAAAGAGGAAGGGGTGCCGCTCGTCATCTTCGCCGGTGCCGAATATGGCAATGGCTCGTCGCGCGACTGGGCCGCGAAAGGTACCAAGCTCCTGGGCGTGCGCGCCGTCATCGCCGAGAGCTTCGAGCGCATCCACCGTTCTAACCTCGTCGGCATGGGCGTACTGCCGCTCACCTTCGAGGCCGGCACGACCTGGGCGTCGCTCGGCCTCAAGGGCGACGAGATCGTCACGATCCATGGTCTTGGCGAGGGCCTGAAGCCACGTCAGATGATGGAGGCGGAAATCAAATATGCCGACGGCGGCGTGAAGACCGTGCCGCTGCTCTGCCGCATCGCGACCGAGGACGAACTCGAATATTTCAAGAATGGCGGCATTCTGCCTTACGTGCTGCGGCAGTTGGCGGTGGCATGA
- the ccmA gene encoding heme ABC exporter ATP-binding protein CcmA encodes MRLAATDLTLERGARLIFSHLSFSLESGEALAVTGANGAGKSSLLRALAGLLSPVSGTIELSPRSDMPRAEASHYLGHADALKGVLTLRENLVFWSAMLATVPGTMAVEAVLARFGLKAVADLPAAYLSAGQRRRGALARLLLAPRPIWLLDEPLTALDLASQNLLREVMQDHLAGGGLIIAATHATLGLAARELNMDGKMDGEP; translated from the coding sequence ATGCGCCTTGCGGCGACGGATCTGACGCTCGAACGCGGCGCCCGCCTGATTTTCTCCCATTTGAGCTTTTCTCTCGAGAGCGGCGAAGCCCTGGCTGTCACCGGGGCCAATGGAGCGGGAAAATCCTCGCTTTTGCGCGCTTTGGCGGGGCTTTTGAGCCCGGTGTCCGGCACAATCGAGCTTTCGCCGCGATCCGACATGCCGCGCGCCGAGGCCAGCCATTATCTCGGCCATGCGGACGCCCTGAAAGGCGTGCTGACGCTCAGAGAAAACCTGGTCTTCTGGTCGGCCATGCTCGCAACAGTGCCGGGCACAATGGCGGTGGAGGCGGTTTTGGCGCGCTTTGGCCTTAAAGCCGTCGCCGACCTGCCCGCAGCCTATCTTTCGGCTGGCCAAAGGCGCCGCGGGGCGCTGGCAAGACTGTTGCTCGCGCCGCGGCCGATCTGGCTGCTCGACGAACCGCTGACCGCGCTCGATCTGGCATCCCAGAACCTGCTGCGCGAGGTCATGCAGGACCATTTGGCGGGCGGCGGTCTCATCATAGCTGCCACCCATGCGACGCTTGGCCTAGCCGCGCGGGAGCTTAATATGGACGGCAAGATGGATGGCGAGCCATGA
- the ccmB gene encoding heme exporter protein CcmB, whose product MSATQRGSSPLKALFAREWRIGRRVGGTGSMGVVFFLILVSIIPFAVGPDLVLLARIGPALLWIAALLATLLGLDRLFQGDDDDGSLDLLLMSEIPLEAIVLVKCLVHWLLTGVPLVVATPVFAVMLGLEPQAIFGVTISLLAGTPALTLIGAIGAALTVGFGRGGLLLAILILPLCVPVLIFGVSAAQAASGGTVPFMTPFAILLALSLGALAAAPFAAALALRQARI is encoded by the coding sequence ATGAGTGCCACGCAGCGCGGCTCTTCGCCGCTCAAGGCGCTTTTCGCGCGCGAATGGCGGATCGGCCGGAGAGTCGGCGGCACCGGCAGCATGGGTGTCGTGTTTTTTCTGATCCTCGTCTCGATCATTCCCTTCGCGGTCGGGCCCGATCTCGTCCTGCTCGCCCGCATCGGCCCGGCGCTTTTATGGATCGCGGCTCTGCTCGCGACGCTGCTTGGCCTAGATCGGCTGTTCCAGGGCGATGACGACGATGGCTCGCTCGACCTTCTCTTGATGAGCGAGATACCGCTCGAGGCCATCGTTCTCGTCAAATGCCTCGTGCATTGGCTTTTGACCGGCGTGCCGCTTGTCGTGGCGACGCCGGTCTTTGCCGTGATGCTCGGCCTCGAACCGCAAGCGATTTTCGGTGTCACGATCTCGCTTTTGGCCGGGACGCCGGCGTTGACTTTGATCGGCGCGATCGGGGCGGCTTTGACCGTCGGATTCGGCCGCGGCGGGCTTTTGCTCGCGATCTTGATTTTGCCGCTTTGCGTGCCTGTTTTGATCTTCGGCGTCTCGGCGGCGCAGGCGGCTTCCGGCGGCACCGTGCCTTTCATGACGCCCTTCGCGATCCTCCTGGCGCTGAGCCTCGGGGCCTTGGCGGCGGCGCCCTTCGCAGCCGCTCTGGCGCTGCGGCAGGCCCGGATTTAG
- a CDS encoding heme ABC transporter permease — protein sequence MMAMLNLANPSNFLRLASWLVPVFAGITLFLFGIGLYLSFLAPPDYQQGETVKIMYLHVPAAWLSMFIYAVMCSAALGTLVWRHPLADAAQKAAAPLGAGFTFICLATGSLWGKPMWGTWWVWDARLTSVLVLFLIYLGLVALWQAIEDPGRAARAAAVLTLVGAVNIPIIKFSVDWWNTLHQSASVFRLGGPTIAPSLLWPLIVMALAFTFLFLTLHMMAIRNEIYRRRLRRLSILAAHAGDRDLSGAAMEPAR from the coding sequence ATGATGGCCATGCTGAACCTCGCCAATCCGAGCAATTTTCTGCGCCTCGCCTCCTGGCTCGTGCCGGTTTTCGCCGGTATCACGCTATTTTTGTTCGGCATCGGCCTCTATCTTTCCTTCCTCGCCCCGCCGGACTATCAGCAAGGCGAGACCGTCAAGATCATGTATCTGCATGTGCCGGCGGCTTGGCTTTCCATGTTCATCTATGCGGTCATGTGTTCGGCAGCGCTCGGCACGCTCGTCTGGCGCCATCCGCTCGCCGATGCCGCGCAAAAGGCGGCAGCCCCGCTTGGCGCCGGATTCACCTTCATTTGCCTCGCGACCGGCTCGCTCTGGGGCAAGCCCATGTGGGGCACATGGTGGGTCTGGGATGCGCGGCTGACCTCGGTGCTGGTTTTATTTCTGATCTATCTCGGCCTTGTTGCGCTCTGGCAGGCGATCGAAGATCCTGGCCGTGCCGCGCGCGCGGCCGCCGTGCTGACGCTTGTCGGCGCGGTCAATATTCCGATCATCAAATTCTCGGTCGATTGGTGGAACACATTGCATCAGTCGGCCTCCGTCTTCCGGCTCGGCGGTCCGACGATCGCGCCAAGCCTGCTCTGGCCTTTGATCGTGATGGCCCTTGCCTTCACCTTTCTATTTTTGACTTTGCATATGATGGCGATCCGCAACGAGATCTATCGCCGCCGCCTGCGGCGTCTGTCGATCCTCGCGGCCCATGCCGGCGACAGGGATCTCTCGGGTGCCGCGATGGAGCCGGCCCGATGA
- the ccmD gene encoding heme exporter protein CcmD translates to MSDPHLGFIVAAYGLGFVVIAGMVAAILYDQKILKRALAKLPGRGEGGPEE, encoded by the coding sequence ATGAGCGATCCGCATCTTGGCTTCATCGTCGCCGCTTATGGTCTGGGCTTTGTCGTGATCGCCGGAATGGTGGCCGCGATCCTTTACGATCAAAAGATTTTGAAGCGGGCACTGGCCAAATTGCCGGGACGCGGCGAAGGCGGACCCGAGGAATGA
- a CDS encoding DsbE family thiol:disulfide interchange protein gives MTAQDADPAVAETPKPQRRLWLIFLPLLVFLALAGLFLLRLYGGDASRLPSALIGKEVPAFNLPAVAGLENRAGLTDADLRQGHVTLVNVFASWCVPCHQEHELLMQLSNDPALADLGVKIVGIAYKDEPENIRRFLGQAGDPYSRIGADRSGRTAIDWGVYGVPESFVVKGDGKIAYKFIGPMSADAIRSVLLPEIAKAAAPASAQ, from the coding sequence ATGACAGCGCAGGACGCAGATCCCGCCGTCGCAGAAACGCCGAAGCCGCAACGGCGCCTCTGGCTCATCTTTCTGCCGCTTCTGGTTTTTCTGGCGTTGGCCGGGCTCTTCCTACTGCGCCTCTATGGCGGAGACGCATCGCGCTTGCCCTCTGCGCTGATCGGCAAGGAAGTGCCGGCTTTTAATCTGCCAGCCGTTGCGGGACTTGAAAATAGAGCGGGCCTCACCGACGCGGATCTGCGTCAAGGTCATGTCACTTTGGTGAATGTCTTTGCCTCATGGTGCGTGCCTTGCCATCAAGAACATGAGCTTTTGATGCAGCTCTCGAATGATCCGGCATTGGCCGATCTCGGCGTGAAGATCGTCGGCATCGCCTATAAGGACGAACCCGAAAACATCAGGCGTTTTCTCGGCCAGGCTGGCGATCCCTACAGCCGGATCGGCGCCGACCGTTCGGGACGCACCGCGATCGATTGGGGCGTCTATGGCGTGCCGGAAAGCTTTGTCGTCAAAGGCGACGGCAAGATCGCGTATAAATTCATCGGGCCGATGAGCGCTGACGCCATACGCAGCGTGCTTCTGCCGGAAATCGCCAAGGCGGCTGCACCGGCTTCCGCTCAGTGA
- a CDS encoding hydantoinase/oxoprolinase family protein, protein MQSIIGWDIGGAHLKASRWEDGRIVKAVQVACPLWLGLDELHRSFAEAKPLVGSADLNAATMTAELCDAFASREEGVNGVAALAAQELAPARVLFYAGPEGFVEPQAVAAHATKIASANWHASASFAGLHHQNALFVDMGSTTTDLIPVIGGKVKTAGYSDASRLANGELVYAGVVRSYLMSSGLKLVPFGGRWVPLMNEWFAATCDVYRLLGELPEDADVMETADGREKTVEASMARLARMLGYDGPEADLATWQQLARYFAEVQLRDLTDAAHLILSRGEISAEAPVVGAGAGRFVVKRLAERLNRRFIDFSDLIEALPEVRAKACDCAPASAIAFLVASLAAH, encoded by the coding sequence ATGCAAAGCATCATCGGTTGGGATATAGGCGGCGCGCATTTGAAAGCCTCGCGCTGGGAAGACGGCCGCATCGTCAAGGCCGTGCAAGTTGCCTGCCCGCTCTGGCTTGGGCTCGACGAATTGCATCGGTCCTTTGCCGAGGCAAAGCCGCTTGTCGGATCGGCCGATCTCAATGCCGCGACCATGACCGCCGAACTTTGCGACGCCTTTGCCTCGCGGGAAGAAGGCGTCAATGGTGTCGCAGCGCTCGCGGCGCAGGAATTGGCGCCCGCGCGGGTGCTCTTCTATGCCGGCCCCGAAGGCTTCGTCGAACCGCAGGCGGTTGCCGCCCATGCCACAAAAATCGCTTCCGCCAATTGGCATGCGAGCGCGTCTTTCGCCGGGCTCCACCATCAAAATGCGCTTTTCGTGGATATGGGCTCGACGACCACCGATCTTATTCCGGTCATCGGCGGCAAAGTCAAAACGGCGGGCTATTCGGATGCTTCGCGCCTCGCCAATGGCGAACTCGTCTATGCCGGAGTCGTACGCAGCTATTTGATGTCCTCCGGCCTCAAGCTGGTGCCCTTCGGCGGGCGCTGGGTGCCTTTGATGAACGAATGGTTCGCAGCGACTTGCGATGTCTATCGCCTGCTGGGCGAACTGCCGGAAGATGCCGATGTCATGGAGACCGCCGATGGGCGCGAAAAGACGGTCGAGGCCTCGATGGCCCGGCTCGCCCGCATGCTGGGCTATGATGGGCCCGAAGCCGATCTCGCGACATGGCAGCAGCTCGCGCGCTATTTCGCCGAAGTGCAATTGCGCGATCTGACCGATGCCGCGCATCTCATCCTGTCGCGTGGCGAGATCAGCGCGGAAGCGCCCGTCGTCGGAGCCGGTGCCGGGCGCTTCGTCGTGAAGCGCCTAGCCGAACGGCTCAATCGGCGCTTCATCGATTTTTCCGATCTGATAGAGGCCTTGCCCGAAGTGCGCGCCAAGGCCTGCGATTGCGCGCCGGCTTCGGCAATTGCTTTTCTTGTCGCAAGCCTCGCGGCTCACTGA
- a CDS encoding HisA/HisF-related TIM barrel protein, translating to MEVIPVIDLKGKQVVRAKMGERQFYAPLVTPLAATSAPRDVIQGFLSEHPFETIYAADLDAIEGQASHEVTLAELQALFPHLTFWVDAGVRTLSEAQIWLAQNKAHLVIGSESFEDAAAFEMLRDDPRIILSLDFRGETFLGPRALLDDERLWPQRLIVMTLSRVGSDAGPDIERLQSVLKRAGSRKIYAAGGLRGKGDLGLLQAAGAAGVLVASALHDGRLGSADLVQAT from the coding sequence GTGGAAGTCATTCCCGTCATCGATCTCAAGGGCAAGCAGGTGGTGCGCGCCAAAATGGGGGAGCGGCAGTTTTACGCGCCGCTCGTAACACCGCTCGCCGCGACCAGCGCGCCGCGCGACGTGATCCAGGGCTTTTTGTCGGAGCATCCATTCGAGACGATCTATGCCGCGGATCTCGATGCGATCGAAGGACAAGCTTCGCATGAGGTTACTCTTGCCGAATTACAGGCGCTCTTTCCTCATCTGACTTTTTGGGTCGATGCCGGCGTCAGAACTCTATCCGAAGCGCAGATATGGCTCGCGCAAAATAAGGCTCATCTCGTGATCGGAAGCGAATCATTCGAGGACGCAGCCGCGTTCGAAATGCTTCGCGACGATCCGCGCATCATCCTTTCGCTCGATTTTCGTGGCGAGACATTTCTCGGGCCGCGCGCGCTTCTCGACGACGAGAGGCTTTGGCCGCAGCGCCTGATCGTCATGACTCTCTCGCGTGTCGGCAGTGATGCGGGGCCGGATATCGAACGGCTTCAATCCGTCCTCAAAAGAGCAGGGTCACGCAAAATTTATGCGGCTGGCGGTCTGCGCGGCAAAGGCGATCTCGGGCTTTTGCAGGCGGCCGGAGCCGCGGGCGTTCTTGTCGCATCCGCTTTGCATGATGGGCGGCTTGGCAGCGCAGATTTGGTGCAGGCAACTTAA
- the fae gene encoding formaldehyde-activating enzyme codes for MAVINKLLVGESLVGDGNEIAHIDLIMGPRGSAAESAFANALVNNKDGFTTLLAVVAPNLLCKPNTILFNKVTIKGAKQAVQMFGPAQHAVGKAVADSVAEGIIPVAEADDIFICVGVFIHWEAADDQKIQDFNYRATKEAIARAVKGEPKATEVVAQRDTAKHPFAPN; via the coding sequence ATGGCCGTGATTAATAAGCTTTTGGTCGGCGAGTCGCTTGTCGGCGACGGCAATGAAATCGCTCACATCGATCTCATCATGGGACCGCGCGGCAGCGCGGCCGAATCGGCGTTCGCCAACGCGCTGGTCAACAACAAGGACGGCTTCACGACGCTCCTCGCCGTCGTCGCCCCGAACCTGCTCTGCAAGCCGAACACGATCCTGTTCAACAAGGTCACCATCAAGGGCGCCAAGCAGGCCGTTCAGATGTTCGGACCGGCTCAGCATGCCGTCGGCAAGGCTGTCGCGGACAGCGTCGCAGAAGGCATCATTCCGGTCGCCGAAGCTGATGATATCTTCATCTGCGTCGGCGTGTTCATCCATTGGGAAGCAGCCGACGATCAGAAGATCCAGGACTTCAACTATCGCGCCACCAAGGAAGCCATCGCCCGCGCCGTCAAGGGCGAGCCGAAGGCGACCGAAGTCGTCGCGCAGCGCGACACGGCCAAGCACCCCTTCGCCCCGAACTAA
- a CDS encoding triphosphoribosyl-dephospho-CoA synthase → MSLEADIAEAFIASCRDEILALKPGNVHVFAEGHGMTAEHFLASAAAAAPSLTRRGHTVGQRIRGAVEASFATVGMNTNLGILLLCAPLAAAAERGIPDLHGGLAEILGRLSRADAEDTFQAIARASPGGLGETARHDVHQPATVTLREAMAEAAPRDRIAYQYASNFEDVFMTGLAALKSARDRGWSAPWTTVTTYLAFLAKFPDTHITRKFGLEAAEAVRMEAFDAFARFEARPKPEESFDDLMAFDTRLKAHGRNPGTSADLTVGTLFADRLSSILLRPRING, encoded by the coding sequence ATGAGCCTTGAGGCCGACATCGCCGAGGCTTTTATCGCCTCCTGCCGCGATGAAATCCTGGCCTTGAAACCCGGCAATGTTCATGTCTTCGCCGAAGGCCACGGCATGACGGCGGAGCATTTTCTGGCGAGCGCCGCGGCAGCGGCGCCATCGCTGACGCGGCGGGGTCATACCGTCGGCCAGCGTATCCGCGGCGCGGTGGAAGCGAGTTTCGCCACCGTTGGAATGAATACAAATCTCGGCATTCTGCTTTTATGCGCGCCTCTCGCGGCGGCGGCGGAGCGTGGCATACCTGATCTGCATGGCGGCTTGGCTGAAATTTTAGGCAGGCTTAGCCGCGCCGATGCCGAAGACACGTTTCAAGCAATCGCCCGTGCTTCGCCGGGCGGCCTTGGCGAGACCGCGCGGCATGATGTCCATCAGCCGGCAACCGTGACTTTGCGCGAGGCTATGGCCGAGGCCGCTCCGCGCGACCGCATCGCTTACCAATATGCGTCGAATTTTGAAGATGTTTTCATGACAGGGCTTGCTGCCCTCAAAAGCGCCAGAGACCGTGGATGGAGCGCGCCCTGGACTACCGTTACAACCTATCTCGCTTTCCTGGCGAAATTTCCCGATACGCATATCACCCGCAAATTCGGCCTGGAGGCCGCTGAGGCCGTTCGAATGGAAGCCTTTGACGCCTTTGCGCGATTCGAAGCACGGCCGAAGCCTGAGGAGTCTTTCGACGATCTCATGGCTTTCGACACGCGCCTCAAGGCACATGGTCGCAACCCTGGCACGAGCGCCGATCTGACCGTTGGCACTCTCTTCGCCGATCGGCTATCCAGCATCTTGCTCCGGCCTCGCATAAATGGTTGA
- a CDS encoding RimK family alpha-L-glutamate ligase, whose product MPPSAESSALAQPPKAAQDGPQIALAVDRFDWHARALTAAFARAGARAIPIRLSSCGFDTRRPSGLVIPGFGGRLPDAVFARAIGAGTFESVTTRLSVLHALGDIGVPVLNSARTIERCVDKAATSFYLAANAIPTPATWTVQTAAAARVIVRRECARGALVLKPLFGAQGRGLKLIRRESDLPEIEAVEGVYYLQRFVGVEQDGFRDTRVLVSRGEIIAAMSRHARHWITNVKLGAKPEPIEITDEMRDLSLRSAKAIGADFAGVDLLCERDGRLTVLEVNSMPGWRGLQSITGFSIADRLAGDLLTRLDLDLARTAR is encoded by the coding sequence ATGCCTCCTTCGGCTGAATCATCGGCACTCGCACAGCCGCCGAAAGCGGCGCAAGACGGGCCGCAGATCGCGCTTGCCGTCGACCGGTTCGATTGGCATGCGCGGGCCCTGACCGCGGCTTTTGCGCGCGCGGGTGCGAGAGCCATTCCGATCAGGCTCTCAAGCTGCGGTTTCGATACGAGGCGGCCCTCTGGTCTCGTCATCCCCGGATTTGGCGGACGGCTGCCAGATGCCGTCTTTGCCCGCGCGATCGGCGCCGGCACATTCGAATCGGTGACGACACGGCTCAGCGTCTTGCATGCCTTGGGCGACATAGGCGTGCCTGTCCTGAATTCGGCGCGCACGATCGAACGCTGCGTCGATAAAGCCGCGACGAGCTTTTATCTTGCGGCAAACGCCATTCCCACACCCGCGACCTGGACGGTCCAAACGGCAGCCGCCGCGAGAGTCATCGTGCGGCGTGAATGCGCGCGCGGGGCCCTGGTCCTGAAGCCGCTCTTCGGCGCGCAAGGGCGCGGGCTGAAACTGATCCGGCGCGAGTCCGATCTGCCCGAGATCGAAGCGGTCGAAGGCGTCTATTATCTGCAGCGATTCGTCGGTGTCGAACAGGACGGATTTCGCGATACCCGCGTTCTCGTCTCGCGCGGCGAGATCATCGCGGCCATGAGCCGCCACGCACGGCATTGGATCACCAATGTGAAACTCGGCGCCAAACCCGAGCCGATCGAAATCACCGATGAAATGCGCGATTTGTCGCTGCGCTCGGCAAAAGCCATCGGCGCCGATTTCGCCGGCGTCGATCTTTTATGCGAGCGCGACGGACGTCTGACCGTTCTCGAAGTCAACAGCATGCCCGGCTGGCGCGGCTTGCAAAGCATCACCGGATTTTCGATCGCCGACCGGCTCGCGGGCGATCTTCTGACACGGCTCGATCTCGATCTCGCCAGAACCGCGCGATGA